The following coding sequences are from one Lolium rigidum isolate FL_2022 chromosome 6, APGP_CSIRO_Lrig_0.1, whole genome shotgun sequence window:
- the LOC124659739 gene encoding developmentally-regulated G-protein 1, protein MGILERIKEIEAEMARTQKNKATEYHLGQLKAKIAKLRTQLLEPPKGASAGGEGFEVTKFGHGRVALIGFPSVGKSTLLTMLTGTHSEAASYEFTTLTCIPGIIHYNDTKIQLLDLPGIIEGASEGKGRGRQVIAVAKSSDLVLMVLDASKSEGHRQILTRELEAVGLRLNKRPPQIYFKRKKTGGISFNSTAPLTHIDEKLCYQILHEYKIHNAEVLFREDATVDDFIDVIEGNRKYIKCVYVYNKIDVVGIDDVDNLARQPNSLVISCNMQLNLDRLLARMWEEMGLVRVYTKPQGQQPDFGDPVVLSTDRGGCTVEDFCNHIHRSLLKDVKYVLVWGVSARHYPQHCGLSHGLQDEDVVQIVKKKETDEGGRGRFKSHTNAPDRISDRVKKAPLKT, encoded by the exons ATGGGTATCCTCGAGAGGATCAAGGAGATTGAGGCCGAGATGGCTCGGACGCAGAAGAATAAAGCAACAG AATATCATCTTGGACAACTCAAGGCAAAAATTGCAAAACTGAGGACACAATTATTGGAGCCTCCAAAG GGTGCCAGCGCAGGAGGAGAAGGTTTTGAAGTCACAAAGTTTGGCCATGGTCGTGTTGCGCTTATAGGGTTTCCCAG TGTTGGAAAGTCAACTCTTTTGACTATGCTGACTGGGACACATTCTGAGGCTGCATCATATGAGTTCACAACCCTCACTTGCATTCCTGGTATTATCCACTACAATGATACCAAAATCCAGCTTCTTGATCTTCCTGGTATCATTGAAGGAGCCTCGGAAGGCAAGGGGCGTGGAAGACAG GTTATTGCTGTTGCCAAGTCATCAGATCTTGTGCTTATGGTTTTGGATGCCTCAAAA AGTGAAGGGCATCGCCAAATATTAACTAGAGAACTGGAAGCTGTTGGTCTCCGCCTTAACAAAAGGCCTCCTCAG ATATACTTCAAGAGGAAGAAGACTGGTGGGATTAGTTTCAACAGCACGGCTCCTTTAACTCATATTGATGAAAAACTCTGCTATCAGATATTGCATGAGTATAAAATTCATAATGCAGAG GTGCTATTCCGTGAGGATGCTACCGTGGATGATTTCATTGATGTCATTGAAGGAAACCGAAAGTATATCAAGTGTGTTTATGTATACAACAAGATTGATGTTGTCGGTATCGATGATGTGGATAACCTCGCTAGGCAACCAAATTCACTTGTGATCAGCTGCAATATGCAG TTGAACTTGGACAGGCTATTAGCGAGAATGTGGGAGGAAATGGGTCTGGTGAGAGTGTACACAAAGCCACAGGGTCAGCAGCCTGATTTCGGAGATCCAGTTGTTCTTTCTACC GACAGGGGTGGTTGCACAGTTGAAGACTTCTGTAATCATATCCATAGGAGCTTGCTTAAGGATGTGAAGTATGTGCTTGTGTGGGGAGTCAGCGCTAGGCACTATCCACAGCATTGTGGTCTTAGCCATGGTCTGCAAGATGAGGATGTGGTCCAGATAGTAAAGAAGAAG GAAACGGATGAAGGCGGGCGAGGCCGTTTCAAGTCGCACACCAATGCACCTGATCGGATATCTGACAGGGTGAAGAAAGCTCCACTGAAAACATGA